The window CGCCTCGCCGGTCGCGCGAGCCGCCACGCAGGCGATGACGAGCCAGGAGCAACGACGCTAACGACTCGGGAACCCGTTGCGTCGAGAAGATCCGCCCGGCCAGTTCGGGCTGGCGGGCCGACTCGCGGACGAGGGCACGCAGTGCCTGCTCACGCCGGCGGTCGCGCCGCGCGGGATGGCCGGAGGGAGGACATGGTCCTGAGGCAATGCCGTGAAGCTTAAGTCGATCTTGGATGGTTGATCTTCTGCTGTTGCTGGCCGGTGGCCTGGACATGCGCTCACTTCTGCGGGATATGCCTGCTCCGATATCTGTAACGTAACCTGGATAGAACTCTCTGGAGGAGTTACCTCGGTGACGGCTCGACGCATAGAACAAACCGTTATGGAGGGTCTGAAGGGTAGTGGAGCATCACTTGTTAACCGACGGGACCCTGAGTTTGACGTGAGCGGTCTTGGTGGTCCACTGAACTGGGGTGGATGATGGGAACATGGGGGACGGGTCCGCTTATGAGCGACAGCGCCCAGGATTTTCTTGACCAGCTCAAGGAGCTGCCCAGTCGGGAGCGGATATCCAGGGTCGAGGGGATTCTCGCCCGTGTCGCCGAGGACCCGGCGATAATTATGCGGGAGTTCGTTCCAGAAGAGGTGGTTGCTGCTGCGGCGGTCGTTGGGGCGACTGTGATCAATACATCTGCGGCGGAGTGGGTTGAAGACGAGAACCTCCGTCGGGTTGTCTCTGGAATGCCGCCGCAGTATTCGATGCTCGAGATCGCCGGGACCGCATTGGATGCTGCGATGAGCTACGGTGATTCCTGGCTGATTTCTAGTTGGAAGAGTGAAAATGATCGCCGGTCGGCCGTAGCGCAGCTCGGTGAGATCAGGGCCGCCCTTGTCTCCGATTAGGATGTAGCGCACCAAGAGCCTATTTTAATATGATCAAAACTTTGGTTATTTGATCAAGTCGTACGGTGGTATTCGCTGATCAGGAGTGTCTGTGAAGCAAAAGCTAGCTAGGTAGAGAGACGCGAGTCGGGCATGAATTTTGTGACACGCTGCGGCAGGTATCAGCCTGATGGCCGTGCCGCAGGCAGGGAAGCCCGACGACCCCGCCGTGTGGGGACCGCAGCCAGACGACGTGCTGTTGTTGGTTGGGGCGGCCGTGCTGGGGCTGCCGTAGTGGCTGGCGCTGTGTTGTCCACCATGCTGGTCCGGGCCTTTGCACCCGTGTGCAGGCTTCCGCTGTTCCTGTAGGCGTGCGCCGGGCTGGCCGCCGAGGTCGCCCTCGTCGCGGTGTTGCGGTTCGTGGCCTCCGGCCATTGAGCGTTCACTGCCAAGGAGGTCATCGACGATCGTGGGTATGGCGGGGCCTGGCGCCGAATGGGGCGCCGGCGATGGAGGCGATCCGTGCCTGTCTGGCGCTGCCGCCCGGCGGACCGCGCCGCCGGTGTTCATTGCTCACTGCTCGGTGGAAAGGCTGATCTCTTCGGTGTCGTTCCACAGGGATGCGGTGACGCCTGGGGGTGCCTGCGCGAGGACTTCACGGATGGCGGCCGCTGCGGCGGGGAGGTCGTCGCGCACGACGACGTGCAGGCGGGTTTCGTCTCGCCCGTCGGGGTATGTCGTGCCCCCGTAGGCGTCGACGTGAGTCAGGACGCCGGACCGTACGAGCCTTTTTAGGTGGGTCCTGATCGGGGCTGTCGGCCTTTGCTCACCGTTGGTGGTGACGAGTCGGAGTTCGAGATCCCACCTGTGCAGGTGGTGTAGCGGGCTGGCGCCGAACCAGCGGGTGATGATTGTTCCCTGCGCGGTGCCGCTGAGCACCTCGAGTACCCAGGCGGTCTCTACCGGGTCGGTTGGGGACTCCAGTGCGCGAAGGACGACTTCGTTGCCGTATCCGGTGTGCCGGAAGGCGTCCGCGAGTGGGGCGGTGTCCTGGTCTCGGATTGCGGCGTCGAGTGCCGAGCGGACGGCGATGTCGGTCAGTGGGGCGGCCGCCGCTACCTGGGTCGCCGTGGCTTCGGCCGCGTCGAGTAGGCCTGACAGTACGTCGAACGGGAAGGTGGTCGTCTCGGGTGTCCGGTAGGAGTGCAGGAAACCCTTTTTCGGGTCTCGTTCGGCGGTGACGGCCAGGTGCCCGTCGGGCCGGGTCACCCAGGTGATCCCCGGCAGCGGTGGCCGTTCGAGCAGGGTCCGGGTTTCGGGCCGTAGACCGTCGCCTGGCCGGGGTCTGACCTGGCGGAAGGCGGCGTCGAGGACCGGGCTGATGGCGTCGAGGGATTCGCTGCCGTCGCGCAGCAGGTAGGGAACGAGCAGGGCTGCGACGGGTCCTGGATGGCGAATGTCGGGGTCGAGCAGCGCCGATGCCCGGCAGATCAGCTCCAGTTCCTCCCACCGCAGTGTGGCCGGCATGGGATGCGCCTCGTCGAGGTAGCCGATCGTCCTACCCGTGGCGGAGCCCGGCGGGTAGATCTCCAGCGACTGGATCGCGCCGCCACCCAGCAGGATCTGCGTGCCGATCCGGTAGTCATCCCCGACGTCGACGGCGAAATCGAGCTCCTGCTTGACGTCCTCGTCCAGGACCTCGGCCCAGAACAGGTCCTCGCCCAGGCGGGCGGTCAGCGACGGAGGTAACGGCACGGTGGGCACCTTATCGACGGCGGGTCCGGCTTCGTGGTCGAGGCTTGAGCTGCGCCGGCTGGAGGGTGGCGCAGGTTCACCTTTCGCTGGTCAGGCTGATTTCCTCGGCGCCGTTCCACAGGGATGCGGTCACGCCCGGGAAACCCTGAGCGAGGCTCTCGCGGATTGCGGCCAGTGCCGCCGGGAGGTCGTCGCGTACGACTACCGACAGTCCCATTTCCGCAGGCTCCCCTGAGCGCTGCCGGTCGTGCGCGAGGTCGAAAGTCAACACCGCGGACGGCACGAGCTGCTCCACGTGGACCTTGATCATAATGCTTGGTGTGTACAGGTCTACCTCGCGGGCGGCCGCGAGCCGGAGCGTGAGATCCCACCGGCGTAGGTGGTGCAGCGGGCTGGCGCCGAACCAGCGGGCGATGATCGACCCTTGGGGTGCGGCGCTGAGCGCCTCGAGTACCCAGGCGGTCTCCACCGGGTCTGTCGGGGACTCCAATGCGCGAAGGATCACGGCGTCGTCGTAGCCCGCGTTTCGCAGGGCGTCCGCGAGCGGGGCGGGGTCCTGGTCGTGGATCGCGGTGTCGAGCGTCGACCGGACGGCCGGGTTTCGCAGGCAGGTGGCCGCTGCTACGGCTGCGACGGTGGCCGTGGCGGCGGCCAGAAGCTCCGACAGCAGGGCGAACGGGAAGTCTTCCGACGTAGGCGACCGCGGGGACTGCAAATGATCGCTCGTCGGGTCGCCCTGGACGGTGACGGCCCGATACCCGTCGGCGCGGTCAACCCAGGTGATGCCAGGTGCCAGCGGCGTATCGAGCAGGGTCCGGGTTTCGGGCCGTAGACCGTCGCCTGGCCGGGGTCTGGCCAGGCGGAAGGCGGCGTCGAGGACCGGGCTGATGGCGTCGAGGGATTCGCTGCCGTCGCGCAGCAGGTAGGGCACGAGCAGGGCGGCAACCGGCCCGGGATGGCGTATGTCGGGGTCGAGCAGCGCGGCTGCCCGGCAGATCAGCTCCAGTTCTTCCCACCGCAGCGCGGGCGACCTGGAATCCCACCATTCAACGCGCCCGACTGTCTTGCCCGCGGCCGAGCCCGGCGCGTAGATCTCCAGCGACTGGCTCCGGCCACCGAGCAGGATCTGGGTCCCGAACCGGTAGTCACCGCCGACGTCGACCGCAAAGCCCAGCTCCTGGTCGACCTCTTCGTACAGGACCTGAGCCCAGAACAGGTCCTCCCGCATCCGGGCGGTCAGCGACGCAGGCAACGACACGATGGGCACCCTATCGACGCGCAGTCCGGCCGACGGCCGAGCCATAACTCGCCCGAGGGTGTGGATCGGCGGGCCAAGGTATGACCCGACCTCGGGAACGCACCGCCGTGCCTGAGAACCAGGAGTCGGCGGCAGCTCTCAGAGCCTGTCCTGAATCTTGATGTTGTGGGCTGGCCGTGGCCCGTTCCCGATCTTCGCGGTGTGGTGGCGTGAACGGCTGGGACGGGCTGGTCACGGTCGGGACATGGGACGATCTCGCCGCTATCCCTCGGATATGTCGGATGAGGAGTGGGCGTACGTGGCGCCGCTGTTGCCGCCGGTTCCGAAGGACGGCCGGCCCGAGAGCCATGACCGGCGCGACATCGTGGACGCGATCCTGTACGTGGCCCACAACGGGATCGTGTGGCGGGCGCTGCCGGCGGACTTCCCACCCTGGAAGACGGTCTACGGCTTCTTCGACCGGTGGAAACGCAAGGGCGTCGTCATCCGGGTCCACGACGGGCTGCGCGACCAGTTGCGCCAGGCCGAGGGCCGCCGGCCGCGGCCGACCGCCGGGGTGATCGACTCCCAGTCCGTGAAGGGCGCCCAGACCGTCACCCACCCCAGCCGTGGCTACGACGCGGGCAAGAAGGTCAACGGCCGCAAGCGGTTCATCGTCGTCGACACGTTGGGCCTGCTGCTGGGGGTACTCGTGCTGCCCGCCAGCCGCCAGGACCGCGA of the Pseudofrankia saprophytica genome contains:
- a CDS encoding DUF4259 domain-containing protein; its protein translation is MGTWGTGPLMSDSAQDFLDQLKELPSRERISRVEGILARVAEDPAIIMREFVPEEVVAAAAVVGATVINTSAAEWVEDENLRRVVSGMPPQYSMLEIAGTALDAAMSYGDSWLISSWKSENDRRSAVAQLGEIRAALVSD
- a CDS encoding IS5 family transposase, whose product is MGRSRRYPSDMSDEEWAYVAPLLPPVPKDGRPESHDRRDIVDAILYVAHNGIVWRALPADFPPWKTVYGFFDRWKRKGVVIRVHDGLRDQLRQAEGRRPRPTAGVIDSQSVKGAQTVTHPSRGYDAGKKVNGRKRFIVVDTLGLLLGVLVLPASRQDRDGARQLLLDHYFTTPTCRHLFADGGFAGKFVTWATDILKTTVEVVRKKDGQKGFTALPKRWVVERTLAWLTAHRRLARDYERDPASSVAFIRWAMIRTMARRLVRGKPVERWTAREQPNTAS